The following are from one region of the Mus caroli chromosome 13, CAROLI_EIJ_v1.1, whole genome shotgun sequence genome:
- the Spz1 gene encoding spermatogenic leucine zipper protein 1, with protein MSDTDNSAEMPARCPSPNPAPGAKQEPPNSGITISLLEIGSLPTVCYRSFPPPKNSICPVEKRGRVQKFSNLLKDVKDVLKNIAGVEEKSTVGEPFDVYIPEDLSELNVRGVEKKNKIRFKDDLFIHFDPEREQNTMKQEMLLKNQSAKNMVPKFARDLCYAEEKRGFDGMLLSVKRPRSGSLHLRGEYRKLRNNMEQLLQEADHWSKQHNELSELMRSYQECQKETRETTDNDRACLQNQPNNELSTKQKLEEQVKKLSHDTHALHLIAALLENECQVLQQRVGILKEFHLHEAGLGHEKPLQMSCEQDKKCPKLAEADKTDAFKHTTRTTEGTIRKPKILRSPDVCFTKKARNNRFNARVAKKSLVGKRRTVSSFR; from the coding sequence ATGTCGGACACAGACAACTCGGCTGAGATGCCCGCCCGGTGTCCATCTCCTAACCCTGCTCCTGGTGCTAAGCAAGAACCACCGAACTCTGGGATCACCATTTCCCTACTTGAAATCGGATCACTCCCCACTGTCTGCTACCGCTCCTTCCCACCACCAAAGAATAGCATCTGTCCAgtagagaaaagagggagggttCAGAAATTTAGCAATCTCTTAAAAGACGTTAAGGATGTTCTCAAAAACATAGCAGGCGTTGAAGAGAAGTCTACAGTTGGGGAGCCTTTTGATGTCTATATTCCTGAAGACCTGTCAGAACTTAACGTCAgaggtgttgagaagaaaaataaaatacgaTTTAAAGATGATCTATTCATTCATTTCGAcccagagagagaacagaacacaATGAAGCAGGAGATGTTATTGAAAAACCAGAGTGCTAAGAACATGGTACCAAAGTTTGCCAGGGATCTGTGCTatgcagaagaaaagagaggcTTTGATGGCATGCTGCTGAGCGTGAAAAGACCGCGGAGTGGATCCCTTCACCTTCGTGGAGAGTACAGAAAACTCAGGAACAACATGGAGCAGTTACTGCAGGAAGCAGATCACTGGAGTAAACAGCATAATGAACTTAGCGAACTAATGAGGTCATATCAGGAATGCCAGAAAGAAACCCGAGAAACTACTGACAACGATCGAGCCTGTTTGCAAAACCAACCCAACAATGAGCTATCCACCAAGCAGAAGCTGGAGGAGCAGGTGAAGAAACTGAGCCATGACACCCACGCGCTGCATTTGATCGCAGCCCTGCTAGAGAATGAATGTCAGGTCCTACAACAGAGGGTAGGCATCCTCAAGGAGTTCCATCTCCACGAAGCAGGATTGGGGCACGAGAAGCCTTTGCAGATGTCCTGTGAGCAGGACAAGAAATGCCCGAAGTTAGCGGAAGCAGACAAGACGGACGCTTTCAAGCATACCACGAGGACAACGGAAGGCACGATTAGGAAACCGAAGATCCTCAGGAGCCCCGATGTTTGCTTTACTAAGAAGGCTCGGAATAACCGCTTCAACGCCCGCGTTGCAAAGAAATCTCTGGTGGGGAAAAGGAGAACCGTTAGCAGCTTTCGGTAG